CCGGGTACTCTTTTCCGTTACGGGGGGTTTCCCTCCCGTTGGAATGGTACCCGTGGATGTCCCCGGTGTTGGTAGTAGGGGCTGGGTGCGCTTTACCTTGGCGGGGGGTTTCCCTCCCTTCGATATGGCACCCTTGGATGTCCCCGGTGTCGGTAGTGGAGGCGCAGTACTCTGGAGCACCGGGCCTGCTGCTCTGGGCGTCAACGCATCAGGTTTACGTGCCTTCGGTTTCCCGGCGGCTCTCCCACCTGGTGCGGACTGTCCCTTGCATGGCGGTACTGTCGAGACTGCGCCGccacggtgtgtgtgtgtgttgtgtgggGGTGCTGTCGAGACAGTGCCCCTCTGGTGTGTGGTGTGTGGCGGAACTGTCGGAACAGCTCCACCATCGTGTGTGTTGTTGCCTGCCAGGGTTGCTTGTGCCTCCCTGTAGGCACGTGTTAGGGAGGGAGGAACTGTCGAAACAGCTCCTTGACCCTGTGGTGTGGTGTGTTGGGTGGAGGTTCCCGGTACAGCCGAAGCTGCTCCGTCTCCCTCCGGTGTTGGGGTTTGGGATCTTGGTTCATCCATTGTTCCTTTTGCTTGTTTTCACCTCTCGAGCTTCCCACCCTCCATGGAGCCCGCACCTTTGGGGATGTCACTTTGGACACCAGGAATACCCAAGAGGTATAGGTGTGTTGAGTTGGTTCTCCTGCGCGACATCGGGAGCTGCAGACACGTGGCTGGAAGAGACGATCCCATCTCCTCCAGTGGTTCCACGCGCCCTTGCCCCGTCAGCATGGCCGAGCCCCAGGCATCCTCCCAGAGGACGCCCCTCCCTACACCTCGCCTGCGGACCGTACCACCTCGACCGTACGGGACGCGTGTCCATTACCCTGCAGTGGCTAGTTGCAGGGCCACCGTTTCGCCGGAAATTCGGACCAAAAAGGGCATATTGGCCCACAGGGGATAACTAACCCCGACCCCCTGCGGGCCTCGGCCCCTAGGACTCCTGCATCCCCGCTGACGGCGCTCTACTGCGCAGGACAAACGCAGGTAGGTGAGTGTAGTCCGCCTAGGTCACCTACTCCCTAAGCGGAACCGGGAGATCCGTAAAACATAGCTGGCAATTAGATCGAAACCAAATTGCCAGCCATGTTCTACAGGAAACTCCAGAGTGTGTCATACCCCCTTCGGGTTTTTAGGTCCTCGTGGGTTATGACGTCGCCTTCATACTCGGCTACTGGTGGCCCGGGGCAGATGGAACGTGCGACGCCCGACCGACCACCAGCATTACCAGGGTGTGCGACCCACCCCACAAGTGGGATGGGTTCGTCCATGGCCTGCGGCGGCAGAGCCATAGACGACGGGGACGCGTATGATAGACTTGAGGGAGTGAGCCCGCTGGCTCAGCGCCGCACACCTGAACCCGCGTGACTACTCCCCCCTACACCCCTGCTGTTCAATTTATATTCAAGTGCAATAAAAAAGAGGTAATTTTGTATGCAAATGTTTAAATgccggcggccgatcgtaagatcaggcaagTCGTAATGTACCTGTATAATATTTTGAAGGTAGTCATATCGTTCCAATTCGTTCATTATTTCTCATTTTCATTATCAATCGTTGGAACGAAGTTAAGAGAGGGTCGTGACGGGTTTTCGTGACGGAGTAATCTTACAATGGGCTTAGGCCTAGTCCCCATCCGCCAAGTCCGCACCGTCCAATAAGGAacggaacttcgttccaaaataAAGGTTGAGTACCGCTGAACTAAACTAAGCGACAGCATATCCTCACATTCagctagagttagaccaacTTAACTCTACATGACATTTCTAAGGTCTACGTCTGTCTGTTTGACTAGGTGTgataatgtcattattaatgtCAAATGTGTATAAAAACTTGACGCTTATAATAAAGCTGCTTCAGTTTGTTCTGTTCAAATCAATGCAAAGTTATCTTAGACGGACTTTTAAACgatacaattataatttatatagcaacagagggcctaccgttcgcggtacgaatttacaaatgcgacagagaggcagcaCTTTCGGCGTGTTGTCTCTATGTCACAcatgtaaattcgtacgtaagtgtgacagggaggcaatacgtcgaacgtggttcgcggtaggccctcagacttCACCGCGGaaaccgaatttcgcaaattgcggggatctttctcttttactctcaccaATACGTAATTAGCCGAAAGTTTACGTTTCAGCTCgggcaaaaatattttagtatatCCGGATGTTCCCCCCACGGGTCGCAATTCTCAAACATTCTCGTGAatttttgtgagcaggttcgatgattaggtaaatagttttttttgctGTTTGAGTTTGTgacaaattttcaaaatggcggaagtATACATTTATTGAGTTTTAAGCTATTATTCCTTGTGAGGTcgacagctcacagagctactagtttaGGTTTTTTCGTAGAGGgaatagcgccatctatcaggCAATATGGTAATTAAAGAAAAACTGGGTATTGGATCATGATCCAAGGAAAAATTTTAATGGcgtgtttcacgatttttactaCACAAAATAGCGCCATTTAAATAagatacgtaaaaaaatattgcataagCTTGGGGTCATTATCTAAAGAAAAATCTGAATTTTTTTACTACACAATGGCGACACGTAAAATGCGATTTGTAAACTAAACAAGTTTTGTAATAGCATGGGGTCATTATCATTATACTCATTATCCGAAGAAAAATTTCAATAGCGCGATTCGGATTTTTACTAGACCgaatagcgccatctagcgttCGATTTGTAAACAAGACAAATATTGTACGAGCcggagggcctaccgccaacaCCGAAGTTCACAAATTGTGTGTATCTTTTACTTTCACCCTAATCATTAGTGATCAAGAGCgatcttgcatattcgagccaTAGAGAGAATGGTCTTTGCAGTGCAATTCAGGATTCTTATTACATGTAACAACGTCATCTGCCTTTCAATtggttatataaataaactgttATATGCAACATTGAcataaatgtattgaaatttaaataatttattacatatcACATAGCAGGTACAGGTGTTCTTAAATATAAGGCTATTCATGtgacaccctgttagggcacagcaaCATAGTTCCACATAGGGCTACATACTAATCTATTCTAAttgtacatattatttacatgtattcctaataattaattaattaatttacatattaaaatatctgTCTGACATACACATACTAATTAAAGATTTACAATCACATGCACACAAAAGAGATATTATGTATCTTCAAAAAGTTTTCTCATACTATAGTagcatttatttaacaggaATGGTTTTAGTTTCTTGCTAAACAGGCTTAGTTTATCCtcgttttttatgttatttgggAGGTGGTTATATGTTTTTATTGACATGTAGTGTGGGCTAGATGTGACCaatttcagtttagaaaaaggaagtttaagtttatttaaattgcggTCATTTCTTTTAGGTAGTGTTTCAGGAGAGTATAATTCACTATGTTTTCTTACAAATTTGCTGGTCTCTAGAATATATATTGAGGTAGGGgtgagtattttatattttatactgaATATGATACATGTACTATGATATGCAAACCTAAAAGAGATACTGATATATGGGACTGAGATATATGGGATTGCATGTAAATTATGatgtatgtaataataaatacaacattCCAAAAAGTGATTGTGCTCATTTTAAAGATCAGTTTCTCTACTGCAAAAGTTACCATACTTAATAGTTAAGTTGGTTTTATGGTAGGTAGGTAAACAAACCTATCTATTTGCTAGGAAATATCTAATTCATACTAAAATTCCTAATAAACCAATCATAAGTACGTCATCTCTGATACTGTATTGAAGGTTTGCGATATGGAGATAAGATATTAGCTATCAGCTCAGTCCGTTCGTTTACACTGACAGGGTCAgccatatttgttttttttttctttttaaatatgcGTGGTAAATGACAATGGCCAGAGCAACAGCCAATTGGCTTGTGTGGTTTTTTGTGTTGGTGAATACGATTATTGGATATGTGTTTAAGCGTTGTTTGGTGAGtacttttaaattgtttatggTCTTTTAACCTACTGAGGGCTTACCCCGTATACaaagttcgtaaattgcgggcatctttttcttttactccaattaaggcgtaatttgAGTGACAGTGAAAGATGCCCGCAacttgcgaacttcggtgttcggggtaggccctctgttatgGGAGAAAGCGGTGATGCTGATGGTGATGGGTGaatctacttttttttaactgtcACTATGCTAGGGGAGGAACGGCCATTTAAATGCTGTTCCTGATTTAATGGTATTTTAATTTACCAAACATGCATTGTTGTGATAGATTTAAGCAATTTCTAAAATGGGCCATCTACTAAGTATACCTCTAGTATTAGTAGAATGTGATAAAACATTTCTTATAAAAAACTGTGCCACTATTGTCACCTCTAAGTTTTGTGTATTAGTATACAGACGCCCGGCATACATAATCGGCAATAATAAACGCAAACATCAAAACGCTCAGACacataatttctttctcattccgttcccaaaatttcgttgtGATGGTGTTGAAGTTTTGGAgaaggaaaatgtcgagaaccaaacctcgatttctgttatttttatgCAGGATTTTTCGACTAAGCTgaagttgtccttatcgcactaatttcaggagccgcccccg
The nucleotide sequence above comes from Cydia pomonella isolate Wapato2018A chromosome 2, ilCydPomo1, whole genome shotgun sequence. Encoded proteins:
- the LOC133515526 gene encoding cadherin-related family member 5-like; the encoded protein is MDEPRSQTPTPEGDGAASAVPGTSTQHTTPQGQGAVSTVPPSLTRAYREAQATLAGNNTHDGGAVPTVPPHTTHQRGTVSTAPPHNTHTHRGGAVSTVPPCKGQSAPGGRAAGKPKARKPDALTPRAAGPVLQSTAPPLPTPGTSKGAISKGGKPPAKVKRTQPLLPTPGTSTGTIPTGGKPPVTEKSTRSLPPAPGTSRGAVPTGGKPPVTEQDPVIEPVQVVLDPISAQLEAGWTVHESSSPGSLPEVVALELEPKSKVKERTPQK